The Synechocystis sp. PCC 6714 genome includes the window TTGAGACCAGTTATAGGTTGTGGCTAAGCTAGGGGTACAGGTAAAAGTATTTGTCTGGGGTAGAAGAGTGGTACAAACAGAATTAGCATTGTTTTGTCTAACTGTGGCCGTAACAGTAAACTGACCGACGTTATCAATAACATTAATAGAAACCCCATCAATAGTTGCTTGGAGGGTAGTTTCATTAAGACGATAACCCCGCTCTTCCAGAACTAGCAATTGGGTTGATCCGCCGGCAGTATAATTATTAGTCAGGTTTCCCGTAACTCCAATGGCAGCCGAAGCTACCTGCCCTAGGCTTGGAGTCCCTGCGATTGCACTTCCTCCTGTATCGTAAATCGCTTCACTGGCATAATTGAGGAACTCTCCTTGCCCGTTGCCGTTGTAGATATAAACCCGCAGATTGCCACCATTGCTCTCTCGATAGCTTTTCCATTGAGCTAAATCATCGGGGTAATTGTCTCCATTGCCGTCCACTGGAGCACACCCAGCCGGCGCTGTTACATCGGCACTTAAAACAGTAATTTCTGTCTGTGTTCCAGCAGTTATATCTTCACAAACCCTCAGTCTGGTAGCTATTTTTAACTGACGGATAATAATTTCTGAATTAGTCGAGCCATTGGGAAAAGGTCGAATGGAAATAACCGGAAAATTAGGATCTGTGCCAATGCCTTCCCCTGCTTGAGTAATGGTCGGGCCCACCACTTCAAACACCGTTTTTAGATTTTGATTACTGTTATTTTTAGCGGCATCTTTCAAATACATTTCACGATTTACTGAGAAAGCAAAGTAAGCTAGCTGAATTAAAATACCGCCAATGATTACCCCGACAATTAATTCAACCAAGCTCACACCGCGATTATTGTGTTTGGTAAACTTAGGACCGGAGACGGGCAAAAACAGTTTGTACACGGTAGATAGTTTCATTAGCATTATGGGGGGC containing:
- a CDS encoding Tfp pilus assembly protein FimT/FimU, with the protein product MKLSTVYKLFLPVSGPKFTKHNNRGVSLVELIVGVIIGGILIQLAYFAFSVNREMYLKDAAKNNSNQNLKTVFEVVGPTITQAGEGIGTDPNFPVISIRPFPNGSTNSEIIIRQLKIATRLRVCEDITAGTQTEITVLSADVTAPAGCAPVDGNGDNYPDDLAQWKSYRESNGGNLRVYIYNGNGQGEFLNYASEAIYDTGGSAIAGTPSLGQVASAAIGVTGNLTNNYTAGGSTQLLVLEERGYRLNETTLQATIDGVSINVIDNVGQFTVTATVRQNNANSVCTTLLPQTNTFTCTPSLATTYNWSQINGINVTSRPNVGDNAPGLSANNITQINSKSQTQTFYPRNLINF